CGAGCGCGAATGTGTGTTCTGGCTCGTTTGTGCGAAGCGCATCGTATTGCGCGGCTGTCTTGTCGTAATATTCGGTCGCTGTACTCACGATGGCATCTCCAAGGCTTGGGCTGCCTCACGTTGCCTAGATCAGTCGGGCCAGGGCGTTGACCGGTCGAACTCCTTCGCAGGCATATTGGCGCGCCCTCGTCCGAGTTGTCGGTCTAAAGCCGCATGCTTCCAACGCGAACGGGAACAAGATTCACGCTACAAGCACGATAACTGTCTGACTCTCCTCCGTCGGAGGGAATAAAACTGCTACGCTAAACTATGGCCTATAGCGCCGCGGGCGGCAGATCTTGCTCTATTCCGATCGCAGGAAGCTGCCGCGACGCACTCTTTGGAAACAGATTGGCCAAGGCCGCAGCCTCTCGGTCAACGTCGTGCAAGGCGAGCACTCGTTCGCGTCCACGCCGACCCATCGCCCAGAGTTCCTCGCGAGAAGTCTGAAGACACTCCGTCATGGCCTCTGCGAGCGCTTCGACGGAGCTTGCAGGCGCCAGCCAGCCGGTTTCGCGCGGGATCACCAGTTCCGGTATACCTGCGATTTGCGTTGCGACGACCACGCGTCGCAACGCCATCGCTTCCATGATGACGACCGGCAGATTTTCAGCCAAACTCGCCACCACCAGCGCCCGTGCGCCGATCATTTCCCGGCGAACGTCCGCACTGCTCAGCCAGCCGAGCAAGCGCACGGTCGCCGATAGCTTAAGACTGACGACAAGACGCTCCAATTCCTCCCGAGTCTCGCCGTCGCCAACCACTACGACCTCGAATTTGTGCCCGGCCGCAGCCATCAACGCCGCCGCTCTGATAAGAATGTCCTGCCCCTTTTCGCGACATAGTCGCCCAACACTAAGGAAACGCGCCGCCACACACGGCGCATCTCCCGCTCCCTCCTGGAAGTCCTGGTCCACCCCGCAACGTATCAGCTTGATCTTGCCTAGATCCTCTCTGCCGCACCAGCGATAGAGCTGAGAGCGCCCGTATTGACTTACTGCAACAACGAAGGCCGCGTCATGAATTTTGGTCCGCAGGGCGATGAATTCCGGCTTATCAAACTCATCATAACCGTGCACCGTAAAGCTGTATGGCGCTCCGGAGAGCTGCGACGCGAGCAGCGCGAGCTCGGCAGGGTTCGTTCCAAAGTGCGCGTGAATGTGCACTGCCCCGTTTTTGCGCACTACCGCAGCGACGCCGCAGGCCTCGATCAGGTAGAAGATATGGATGTGAGGCGCGCGATCACTTCTGCGCATCATGCGCAGGGTTGTTATGAAAGCTTGCACAAACCCGAGCGGCCGCACGGCGAGGATTGACACCACCGCTTGCAACAGGCGCAACGGACGTCGGAGCAGATAGATTGTGCGCTTTTCCTCGTCGAGGTCACCTGGATCTATTAGCGCGCGGCCGGCTCGTGCAGCCACGCGGATGATATCAACGCCTAAGCGCTCGAGCGCATTCACCTCTCGCTTGATGAAGGTGTGAGTGATGGCCGGGTATTGGTTGACCAAGTAGACGATCTTCGGCCCATTCGATGAGATGGCTGCTGACTCGAATGATGGCTCACTGCATTGGCTGGCCGTAGACCGCATGCTCGCCTCCGCGACATAAGTTCACTGATTCAGGGAGCGCGGTCCACAAAAGCGGATTCGCCAGGAAACGCCGGAACTGTGTCGCGTCTGGACTTCATCGATGACGCTTACGCTGCCGCGCAATCGCCGCCAGGCCAGCCGAGATTCAGGTCCATCCCACAGCGAGATAATAAATCGTCCGTTCTGCTCCAGAAAGCCTTCAAACCTCCGTAAGATTTCGCCCGGCCGGTCGAAATAGTAGAGAACTTCGTTGAAGACGATGATATCGAATTTGCGAACGGGCACATAGGTCGCGACATCCATCGCTATAAAAGCCGTCGAGCCGTCCGTCCATTCCTGCTTCGCCGTCTCGATTGCGACTTTCGAAAGGTCGACGCCGACATATTCAATTTTTCCTAACCGACCCAGCCAGTGACGGAGGACGCCAGACCCGCATCCGAGGTCGAGCAAGCTTGAAACGTCGCCGCCATACTCGCAATATCCGCCGATTAACGCGTATCGCGACATCTCCTCGAGGTTCTTGAGATAGTCCCAGCGGCCGCACGCATACTCCTCGTCAACGATCGGACCCGAGGCGCGCATGATGTGGCGCGAACTGCGCTGGTTTACAAACACGGCGTCGGCCAGATCGCGAAGACTCTCGCGCAACCGCGAAGGCAATATTTGTTGAATGGCTTGATATTTCTGCATGGCAGCACTCGTCTCGCGGGACCAGCACAATTGCACGTCACGTAATGCATGCAGATGTGCCCCGCCTGCAATCGTCCGGCATTCGAGCGTAACACCCAGTTCGCGCCCGCACACCGTCCTCTCAGTGGAACTAAGGACTAGTTCGGATTGGCGATTGACGCACGCGCCAAATATGAACTTTCGTCACTCCGGCTTCGCTGAACTCCCGAATTCTTTCAATTCCCTTCGACGAGATTCGTTGGCGTTGGGCTTGCCCCCACCAGACAATCGGCATGCGACTCGCCAACAGCCCACATATTCATCTGAAGGGGGCGCGGCAGTAGTTTGACCGAGGTGAAAATGGCGCTGTTTCCGAGTGCACTTCAATCGATCGCAACTCGCGTGGTCCGACCCTACTCAATTCGCGAACTGCGTGGTTGGGGCGTCCTATACAAGCTGCTGATTGGCCATGCCGAACGCGATCATTTTTGGGTCAATGCGCCTCACGTAGCTGCGGTGGACAAGCGAACGGGGTACGCGATCGAGCTCGACTTATCCTGGTGGTCAGATCGTTTGACGTACTTCCTCGGCCGCTGGCCCGATCTGCCAGCCCAGATGGTTTTGGATGCGCTTGTAGATCCGGGTGACTTGGTTGTCGACGTCGGAGCCAATCGTGGAAGCTTCGCACTTTATGCTTCCAAACGAGTAGGCGAGAATGGGCGGGTGATGTGCTTCGAGCCGAACCTCCGGTGCGTTTCAATTCTTAAGAGGGCGATTGAAGTCAATTCGATCGGGAATATTGAAGTCTTCAACCTCGGCCTTTCAGATTCGAGCGGCATTTTGACTTTGACGATTCCCAAGATTAATTCCGGCGAAGCTACCTTTGGCGCATCGTCATACTCCGCGGACGAAACCTACTCGGTCGATGTTGACGTCACGCGGGGGGACAGCGTCATCTCCGCTGTAGTGCCCCGTCTTATCAAGATCGATGTGGAGGGCTTTGAGTCGCGCGTTTTGAGGGGTCTCGCTACGACAATAGCGAAGAGTCGGCCACTTATTATTACGGAGGTGTTCTCCTCGCACCTGGCCAGCTGCCGCTCTTCGGCAGAGGAGCTGGTTCAGTTAATGACGTCGCAAGAATACAAGGGATTCCAGATCGGCCTTTCGACGGACCGCAATGACTGGACTCTCACTCATCTCACCAATCAAGTTGATTGCGACGTTCTGTGGATTCCAGACGGACGAATGTCAAAAGAGTTGCATGCACGGATCAATGCAGACACGCGATGACCCTCTGATACGATCTTGGGCGGGGAATTCTCACTTCGCGATGCGCGTCTTGAGGGCTTGCAACTTGTCCCAGGGAAAGCCACGCAGCCGTTCCGGCGCCCAACACTCATAGATGACCTGATTGTTCGGATCCGATGCGTCGACCCCAGGCGGACAACGTAAAATGCCTCCTTCTTTCCAAAAAGGATGGCCGTCGGGATACCTATTTGCAGGGTTCTCCGCCCGAAAGCCGACTACACCGGATATATCCCATAGTATCATTCCGTGCTTCTGCACGGCTTTCGCGATCATGCGCGCAAAAGGATCCATGTCCATCTC
This portion of the Bradyrhizobium diazoefficiens genome encodes:
- a CDS encoding glycosyltransferase family 4 protein, with protein sequence MRSTASQCSEPSFESAAISSNGPKIVYLVNQYPAITHTFIKREVNALERLGVDIIRVAARAGRALIDPGDLDEEKRTIYLLRRPLRLLQAVVSILAVRPLGFVQAFITTLRMMRRSDRAPHIHIFYLIEACGVAAVVRKNGAVHIHAHFGTNPAELALLASQLSGAPYSFTVHGYDEFDKPEFIALRTKIHDAAFVVAVSQYGRSQLYRWCGREDLGKIKLIRCGVDQDFQEGAGDAPCVAARFLSVGRLCREKGQDILIRAAALMAAAGHKFEVVVVGDGETREELERLVVSLKLSATVRLLGWLSSADVRREMIGARALVVASLAENLPVVIMEAMALRRVVVATQIAGIPELVIPRETGWLAPASSVEALAEAMTECLQTSREELWAMGRRGRERVLALHDVDREAAALANLFPKSASRQLPAIGIEQDLPPAAL
- a CDS encoding class I SAM-dependent methyltransferase; the encoded protein is MQKYQAIQQILPSRLRESLRDLADAVFVNQRSSRHIMRASGPIVDEEYACGRWDYLKNLEEMSRYALIGGYCEYGGDVSSLLDLGCGSGVLRHWLGRLGKIEYVGVDLSKVAIETAKQEWTDGSTAFIAMDVATYVPVRKFDIIVFNEVLYYFDRPGEILRRFEGFLEQNGRFIISLWDGPESRLAWRRLRGSVSVIDEVQTRHSSGVSWRIRFCGPRSLNQ
- a CDS encoding FkbM family methyltransferase, with amino-acid sequence MALFPSALQSIATRVVRPYSIRELRGWGVLYKLLIGHAERDHFWVNAPHVAAVDKRTGYAIELDLSWWSDRLTYFLGRWPDLPAQMVLDALVDPGDLVVDVGANRGSFALYASKRVGENGRVMCFEPNLRCVSILKRAIEVNSIGNIEVFNLGLSDSSGILTLTIPKINSGEATFGASSYSADETYSVDVDVTRGDSVISAVVPRLIKIDVEGFESRVLRGLATTIAKSRPLIITEVFSSHLASCRSSAEELVQLMTSQEYKGFQIGLSTDRNDWTLTHLTNQVDCDVLWIPDGRMSKELHARINADTR